The window AGCACCGCGGATCGTCGCTCATGGCCTGCAGCTCTTTCACAATCCGGACATTCTTCACCACATCTTCATTCATGCCTCTGAATACACAGACCCAATACCTGCCTGCCGTTAACATCTGTCTGCTGACAGGAAAGGAATTAATCTCTATGCTGATCCACGGTTCATAGACATCGTAATCCGCCTCTACCTCCACCCACAGCTCTGAACCCTTGGCATTGAATTCAACCGCGCTCCCTGTCCAGAACAGGGTGAGAGGAGCAAGACTCCCCGAGGTTCTGCCGTGAACCTTCACATGTGCAACTTCGGATAAGGCCGCTTCCTTTAGCTTCCCGTTCTCTTTCATCCCATGTTCCTCCCGGATTTCCCTTACATAGCTTGAACTACTTATCCTTGCTTGATCGGTGCCGCCAGCACAATCTGTCCTCTGGGGGTTACTCCGCCGCCATCCGGCTCCAGCGTAATTGCCACGGTGTCGTATTCCTGCGGCTCAAAGGTATAATACAGCGCCCCGTTGCCGCCCTGTGACACGAAGGTGCCCGCATTCTGCGGGACGTCGCCCTTGATCAGCCAGACCTGATAGACCTCTGTACCCTTAAGCTCCGGCAGCTGCTCGGCCTGGACCACGAGATGCGTCCCGCTCTTGTCCGCGATAATGGTTGCCAGGCCTTTCGCCGCAATATCCGCGGCAGCCGGACTCAGCGCAACCGCCTCATTCACCTTGAGACCCTGCAGCGGCTCTGTACTGACAGCTACCTGCTGCTTCAGCCGGCCGACATCCTCGCGCAGCTGGCCGTTATAGACGAGCAGCACCACAACCGCTGCCGCGAGCCCAGTGCTGAGATAGCGCCATACGGGCAATCTTCTGGCCGCCGGCCCAGCCGTTTCCACTGTGATTTCCCGCTCCACCACAGGTGCATTAGGCGCCTCAGTTACAGGCTTACGCTCTACTTGAACCGGTGCATCTGCTTTGAATACAGAAGACATAATCCGCTTTTTCATCCCCAGCGGCGGTGCAACAGGCTCAGAGGCAAGAGGGAGCATGCCGATTACCTGGCGGTATTCCTTTACCAGTTTCTCACATTCCGGACATTCCTGTAAATGAACCTCGAACCGCTCCATTTCGTCATCCTGAAGTGCGCCCAGCGCATACAATTCGGCCCATTCGCATAAGTCATTTCTCTCTTCAGTCATGAGCATGATCCCTCCTTCCCCAGTGGATTAACCGCTTCTGTAGCTGCTTCATAGCCAGCCTGACCCTGCTTTTGACCGTTCCCAGCGGCACGGCAACACGAATGGCTACCTCCTGCTGCGTCAAGCCTTGGTAATAGATCAGATCCATGACCTGCTGCTGGTCCCTGCTCAGCTCCTGCAACGCCTCTCTTACCTGCTCCCCGACCATCAGCAGCTCGACCATATCCTCGGTCATGGTTCCGGTATCGCGGATCTCCTGCAATTCCTCTGAACCGGCTGGCTGCTGCGGAATTCCTGAATTCTTTTTACGGAGCTGGTCAATGGCAATATTTCGTGTAACCGTAAACATCCAGGTCGAAAGCTTGCCCTTAGTGGAGTCATACTGCTCCGCGTTCTTCCATATACGCATAAACAATTCCTGCATCACTTCCTCGGCCGCCATCGAATCCTTCACAATCCGGTACGCAAAGCTATAGATCATTCCTTCATACCGGTCGTAGAGCATTTCGAGGGCAGCCGGGTCTTTTTGCCTGATAAGCTCCATCAACTGCCCGTCGTCAGCGACATCGTACAATCTTAAGCCCCCCATTTCCCCTGCATAACCTCTAAGATGGATTTTTCGCATGAGCCTCTAAGTTGGATGAATATATATTTCAAATTTAATTTACTAAAAAGTGATCCAACTCCAGGTTTCCTACGTTCCACTGAGTATAACCGCTTTTGATTAGCGGCTCAACTTTGAATGAAGGAGTGATTGAATTGACAAAACTGCAAAGTAAGCTGGCTATCCTGATGCTGTGTCTGAGTTTATTTATACCTGTGCTTGCCAGTGCCCATGAAGTGGATACGAACGGGGCCGCACCAAATTTACAGGCAACACTGGGTGAGCTGCTCGGGGAGCATGCCCTGCTGGCTGTAATTGCGATGCAAAAAGGTTATGACGGAGCCGCAGATTTCGGAGATGCCGCCGCCGCTCTGGGCAAGAATACAGATGACCTCAGTGCAGCGATTGCTTCCGTCTACGGGCAGGCCGCAGGCGATGCCTTCAAACCGGTCTGGTCCTCCCATATCGGCTACTTCGTAGACTATGTCAAGGCAACGGCGGCTAAAGATGAAGCCGGTCGCCAGAAGGCGGTTGCTGAACTGGATGAATACCGGATGAAGCAGGCTGAGTTCTTCCACAATGCCAACCCGCAGTATTTCCAGACGGCTGCCATTGCAGACGGTCTGAAAATGCACATTGGCCACCTGCTGGATGCTTTCAACAGCTATGTGAATAAAGATTATGCCGTCGCTTATGCGGACACCCGGACAGCCTATGCGCATATGTTCATGACCGCCGCTGCACTGTCCGCCGGAATTGAGGCCCAGTTCCCTGCTACATTCCCTGCGGAGTCTGTAGCCTCACCGGGAATCGACCTGCGTGCCGGACTTGGACAATTGCTTGGTGAGCATGCCACCCTGGCCGCCCTTGCTATGCAAAAAGGCATCGACGGCGCACCTGACTTTACCGCTGCGGCGGGTGCCCTGAACAGCAACACCGAGGACCTGTCTGCGGCGATTGCCTCCGTGTACGGCAAGGCTGCCGGCGATGCCTTTAAGACGATCTGGACTTCCCATATCGGATATTTTGTGGATTATGTAAAGGCTGCTGCGGCGGGTGATGAAGCCGGACGGCAGAAGGCAGTTGCTGAACTGGAGGACTACCGGATGAAGCAGGCCGCGTTCTTCCATAGCGCGAATCCCGCTTACTTTGAAACAACGGTCATCGCCGGGGGGCTGAAGTTGCACATCGGCCACCTGCTGGACACATTCAACAGCTATGTAAATAAAGACTTCGCTAGCGCGTATACCTTCGAACGCACCGCCTATGCCCATATGTTCATGACGGCAAGCGGGCTGACCGGCGGCATCGTCGCCCAGTTCCCGGACAAGTTCCACGGGAAGACTGCAGCATCGGCTAAAGACATGACAACCATCTCGATGATGACAGGCAGCACTGCTGTAACCGTAAACGGTAAGACCAGCAAGATGGATGTTACCCCGGTTATGAAGAACGACAGCATCTTCATCCCGCTCCGTTACCTCGGTCAAGCCATCGGCGTCGATGTCACCTGGGATAACACTAAGAAAGCGCTCTGGATCAAGGATGGCGGGAATACCGCAGTGTTCTGGGCCGGACAGTCCTACATGGAGCTGAACGGACAGCGCAAGAACATCGGAGCTCCTGTCTTCCTGGATAAGGGCCGCGTACAGGTTCCCGTGCGCTTCATCGCCGAATTGCTCGGCTGGGATGTGAAGTGGACTCAGAGTAATGGGGCGATTACGCTGACTAAGGTAATGCCCGCAGCAACGGCCACCTCAATGGAGCATAGCCATTAATTAGCTGGCAGCTGAATAGCAATAGAGGCCATCCCTTGGCGGGATGGCCTCTATTGTCTAATAATTCTCCCCGCGGTAATACCGCTCCAGCTTATGCTCCAAGTGAACAAGCTGCGCTTTCTTCTTCTCGATATCCTCCAGCAGTGCCTGCCTCTGGTCTTCAATAAGCTTCGTTCTTTCCGGCAGGGTTGACGTTCCCGTCTTGACCATATCGTAGTACCTCTTAACCTCTTCCACACTCATTCCCGTCTCACGCAGGCATTTCAGAAATTCCAGCCAGCCGATCACATCCTCACTGTACAGCCGGTTATTCTGTTCATTGCGGACCGCTGGCTCCAGTAAGCCTTTGCGTTCATAGAACCGGATCGCCCCTATGTTCAGCCCTACCTGCTTGGCAACCTGTCCGATCGTAAACATCTCCATCACGTCCTGAAATTTTTAGTGTTGACCTACACTTAGTGTAGCATAGTAAGCTTCAAATTATTGATAGATTTTACTCCGAGAAAGAGGGATAACGATGACGAAGACAGCTTTGGTAACAGGCGCAAATAAAGGAATTGGACTGGAGATCGCAAGACAGCTCGGGGCAGCGGGCTGGAAGGTATTGCTCGGTGCACGCAGCACGGAGCGGGGTGAGGCCGCAGTTGCCGAATTAACCGGCCAGGGCCTGGATGTGGAGTTTCTGCAGCTGGATATGACGAATCTGGACAGTATTGAACAGGCCGCCGCTGCCATTCAGACACGCTACTCTGATCTGGCGCTTTTGATTAACAATGCCGGTATGCCGGGGGCGTTCTCCAGCTCGTTCAGCGCGACCCGGGAGGAGGATTTGCGGAACGCTTTTGAGGTGAATTTCTTCGGTACCTTCCGCCTGAATCAGCGTCTGTTCCCGCTCATGAAGCAGAATGATGGAACGATTGTGAATGTTTCAACGGATATGGCCTCTCTTCACTTCATGCAGCATGCGGAGTATGCGCTGAATGCGTTCGACTACAACGCCTCCAAAACAGCCAACAACGCCATGACCGTTGCGATGGCTATTGAACTCAAGAACAGCAACGCTCAGGTATTCGCAGTCACCCCCGGGTTCACGAAGACCGATCTGAACGGCAATGCCGAAGGCGGAAAATCCAAGGAAGACGGGGCAGCAATTATCGTAGGATACGCCACAGACGGCAAGCGCCATAACGGAGAATTTCTGGATCTGAATGGCATTTATGCCTGGTAAAAAGAATACGGTCGCCAAAAAACCGGGAAGGCCTCTGCTTTCCCGGTTTTTGTGCATCAGCAGCAGCTTCATAAGCCGTGACCTGCGGCTGCCCTGCTGTCCTGCTTACTCCTGATCCAGCGGCTGACGGATTCCGTCCTCATAGAAATCGAATACCAGCTGCTGCTGTGTGCCTTTTACCGCATAGAACACATCTGCCAGCGTCTTGCCCTTCCGTTTCTTCCCAAGCTCACTCTCCAGCCACTCCCGGGTCAGCCCGTGCAGCTTCAAATTATCCTCCACCAGCACACCATCCATAATCAGCTCGACAGGAAAATCCTGCGCACGCAGAGGAATGCCCATATCCTTTTTCGTTACAAACTGGTAGGCTTCCTTCTTCAATATAGAGACCTCTCCATTGTCTTCTAGTACGGCGTAGTCCACTTGTTCGATGTTGAAGATCCCCTTCTCCCTTAAGGATTGGTCCAGCGAATCCAGGGTATAGCGGATTTTTTTCATGTTGTTTTCCATGATCTTGCCATCTTCAATGAGTACGGTAGGAGAGCCGGAGATCCAGCTTCTCATCTTGCGGTTTTTTAGAGCCAGGAACGACAGCAGAAAAGCGGTAGCCGTAAACACCACAAGAGCCAGGACTAAATATGAGGCCTTCAGGCTGACATTAAACGCAAGGTTGGCCGCAAGAGAGCCCAGCGTAATACTGGTCACAAAATCATGAAAGGTCATATTTGAAATCGTCTGCTTGCCCAGTATTTTGGGGATGAACAGCAGCAGTACAACCGCTAGAATCGCCCGGATCAAAATTTCAGTATAGGTCATCCTTACCTCCTCCTCTCCCCATTATCCCCAAACGCCAACCACAACATATCCTTCAGAATAAATTCTCCCAAACGACAGGGACTGATATAATAAAGGTTATTTCCAACTCTGTTCTAAAGGAGAGCATATATGCCAATTAACGCGGTATTATTCGATTTTGACGGTACGCTTGCCGATACGCTGCCTTTATCATTCACTGCCTTTAAAGCCGTGTTCAGACAATACGAGAACAGGGATGTAACGAGTGATGAGCTGGTTGCGATGTTCGGCCCGACGGAGGAAGAGATCATTGAAGCTAATTTTAGCAATAAAGCTGCTGTGCCACAGGCTATTCAGGATTATTTCTCGATCTATGAAACAGGCCACGCCGGAGAATCGGTCCGGAATCAGGAGATTGCCGGTTTGCTGCAATGGCTGAAGGATCAGGGCATTAAGACCGCGGTGATTACCGGCAAAGGAAAACGCGCTTACCGCATCTCCTCTGAGGCGCTGAACATGCAGGAATTCTTCGGGCTGGCGGTTACAGGGGATGACGTGGAGAAGCCCAAGCCTGACCCGGAGGGTATCCATAAAGCGCTGGACATTCTGGGCATAGACCCGGCAGATGCTGTGTTCATCGGTGACAGCAACGCGGATATCCTCGCCGGCAAAGCTGCCGGACTGCGTACCTATGGCGTACGCTGGCTGTCTACTTATCAGAGCCAGACTTACGATGTGGAGCCGGATGGGGTGTTTAGCCACGTCTCTGAATTTCTTGAGCTGCTGGCGGAGAAACGCAGGTAGGGTAGGCACAGAATGTATGGAAGAGACCGCAGCCGCGCTGGCTGCGGTCTCTTTGCTGCCCAGAAAAAAGTAAAATCCGGCCTGTTTATGTAGAACAATAGTTCACGGCTTCACTCATCTTTACTCGCAATAGCACTTTGTTTAGCGAATGGGCACCACCTTTGTCACCCGTGCAGGGAGTCGCTTTCGAAAGGCGAATTGTTAATAGCAAAATACCCCAAGCGGAGGAATCAAAATGGAAATGTACAAGACCAAGGAAGTTGCAGAGCTGCTGTCCGTCAGCCAGACCACGATTAAACGTTGGGCCGCCATGTTCCCTAATGTCTTTCCAAAGGACCGGTTTGGGCACTATATCTTCTCCCAGCAGGAAGTCAGCCTGCTAAAGTCTATTAAAACCCGCATCGATCAGGGGGAAACCCTGGACCGCATTACCCTGACGGGCAACCATCAGCCTGTAGGGCCACTGCAGAGCACACGGCCGGTGCAGGCAGAGGATAAACCCATGCATGAAATGTGGTCCCGCATCAATCAAATCGAACACTCGCTGGACCAGAAAGCGGACGAGGTGGTCTCCGTACAGCTGCTCCGCCAGCGCGAGGAGCTTGAAGACCTGCGCCAGATGATCCAGCAGCTGGCGTTATCCATAGAAACGATACAACAGCCAGGACTCCAGGCAGCCGCAGCCCATGAAGAGCTGCACCCCGTTGCCGCCGCCAAGCTGAAGGCCCCGCCTAAGAAACGCAGCCTGCTGCGTACTTTATTCTCGCTGTGAAGTACAATCAGCCCAGGCCCCATGAATACGGGATCTGGGCTGATTCTATGTTACTCCTGCTGCTGCAATAAGCTCTGGGCTGCCTCCACTAACTGCTCTTTGGTCATCGACACGGAGTCCGTCTGGACATGATAAGCCACGGACTTGTCTCCGGTCTGACTGAGCCAA of the Paenibacillus pedocola genome contains:
- a CDS encoding anti-sigma factor, producing MTEERNDLCEWAELYALGALQDDEMERFEVHLQECPECEKLVKEYRQVIGMLPLASEPVAPPLGMKKRIMSSVFKADAPVQVERKPVTEAPNAPVVEREITVETAGPAARRLPVWRYLSTGLAAAVVVLLVYNGQLREDVGRLKQQVAVSTEPLQGLKVNEAVALSPAAADIAAKGLATIIADKSGTHLVVQAEQLPELKGTEVYQVWLIKGDVPQNAGTFVSQGGNGALYYTFEPQEYDTVAITLEPDGGGVTPRGQIVLAAPIKQG
- a CDS encoding RNA polymerase sigma factor — translated: MYDVADDGQLMELIRQKDPAALEMLYDRYEGMIYSFAYRIVKDSMAAEEVMQELFMRIWKNAEQYDSTKGKLSTWMFTVTRNIAIDQLRKKNSGIPQQPAGSEELQEIRDTGTMTEDMVELLMVGEQVREALQELSRDQQQVMDLIYYQGLTQQEVAIRVAVPLGTVKSRVRLAMKQLQKRLIHWGRRDHAHD
- a CDS encoding copper amine oxidase N-terminal domain-containing protein, with the protein product MIELTKLQSKLAILMLCLSLFIPVLASAHEVDTNGAAPNLQATLGELLGEHALLAVIAMQKGYDGAADFGDAAAALGKNTDDLSAAIASVYGQAAGDAFKPVWSSHIGYFVDYVKATAAKDEAGRQKAVAELDEYRMKQAEFFHNANPQYFQTAAIADGLKMHIGHLLDAFNSYVNKDYAVAYADTRTAYAHMFMTAAALSAGIEAQFPATFPAESVASPGIDLRAGLGQLLGEHATLAALAMQKGIDGAPDFTAAAGALNSNTEDLSAAIASVYGKAAGDAFKTIWTSHIGYFVDYVKAAAAGDEAGRQKAVAELEDYRMKQAAFFHSANPAYFETTVIAGGLKLHIGHLLDTFNSYVNKDFASAYTFERTAYAHMFMTASGLTGGIVAQFPDKFHGKTAASAKDMTTISMMTGSTAVTVNGKTSKMDVTPVMKNDSIFIPLRYLGQAIGVDVTWDNTKKALWIKDGGNTAVFWAGQSYMELNGQRKNIGAPVFLDKGRVQVPVRFIAELLGWDVKWTQSNGAITLTKVMPAATATSMEHSH
- a CDS encoding MerR family transcriptional regulator — encoded protein: MFTIGQVAKQVGLNIGAIRFYERKGLLEPAVRNEQNNRLYSEDVIGWLEFLKCLRETGMSVEEVKRYYDMVKTGTSTLPERTKLIEDQRQALLEDIEKKKAQLVHLEHKLERYYRGENY
- a CDS encoding SDR family NAD(P)-dependent oxidoreductase, translating into MTKTALVTGANKGIGLEIARQLGAAGWKVLLGARSTERGEAAVAELTGQGLDVEFLQLDMTNLDSIEQAAAAIQTRYSDLALLINNAGMPGAFSSSFSATREEDLRNAFEVNFFGTFRLNQRLFPLMKQNDGTIVNVSTDMASLHFMQHAEYALNAFDYNASKTANNAMTVAMAIELKNSNAQVFAVTPGFTKTDLNGNAEGGKSKEDGAAIIVGYATDGKRHNGEFLDLNGIYAW
- a CDS encoding DUF421 domain-containing protein — protein: MTYTEILIRAILAVVLLLFIPKILGKQTISNMTFHDFVTSITLGSLAANLAFNVSLKASYLVLALVVFTATAFLLSFLALKNRKMRSWISGSPTVLIEDGKIMENNMKKIRYTLDSLDQSLREKGIFNIEQVDYAVLEDNGEVSILKKEAYQFVTKKDMGIPLRAQDFPVELIMDGVLVEDNLKLHGLTREWLESELGKKRKGKTLADVFYAVKGTQQQLVFDFYEDGIRQPLDQE
- a CDS encoding HAD family hydrolase, whose amino-acid sequence is MPINAVLFDFDGTLADTLPLSFTAFKAVFRQYENRDVTSDELVAMFGPTEEEIIEANFSNKAAVPQAIQDYFSIYETGHAGESVRNQEIAGLLQWLKDQGIKTAVITGKGKRAYRISSEALNMQEFFGLAVTGDDVEKPKPDPEGIHKALDILGIDPADAVFIGDSNADILAGKAAGLRTYGVRWLSTYQSQTYDVEPDGVFSHVSEFLELLAEKRR
- a CDS encoding MerR family transcriptional regulator, which codes for MEMYKTKEVAELLSVSQTTIKRWAAMFPNVFPKDRFGHYIFSQQEVSLLKSIKTRIDQGETLDRITLTGNHQPVGPLQSTRPVQAEDKPMHEMWSRINQIEHSLDQKADEVVSVQLLRQREELEDLRQMIQQLALSIETIQQPGLQAAAAHEELHPVAAAKLKAPPKKRSLLRTLFSL